The following are encoded in a window of Helicoverpa armigera isolate CAAS_96S chromosome 24, ASM3070526v1, whole genome shotgun sequence genomic DNA:
- the LOC110380381 gene encoding uncharacterized protein LOC110380381 isoform X1, with product MLRVCVLLVFVCVLGVGSLRGRGLFCRDPDTGKLHAVNTTWPATSFCGNYHCKIRRKNLTGHVYAPLRQVNITNLKLIGENFTLIDIKDDNNINKDEVAKNIVNVDKKTEPDIIDGILNLKGETGTKLDDIVEDSNETEQDRYLSEKEIRSLTEMLHTVKKSDLDAIVEIYNLAQDIYKEIDKTSTDHVLEDIMHTAKTVENKFTRSDLLQKVIKQGHVSYWYEPLASGKVRAADLMRPDMSRTETMRNDMIPVIPAIPIDIEPPVDMVQVEPPKLAINTKFSPTPSSEPYPANQMRRMTDTLLTGPLITHKDFGKLPYYYPMSNFQRMASYQHDPKKTYTPSPRGASPQQPYKAMTYKPMYTAGKYQKEIQKSILLPYPFSNIHHYNWSHPQNMYHRNHLFEDKESLPNNNPNPLSNPNTLSNLNIVSNPNTISNLNVVNNANTQNNLNALNNPNALKKQNTLNNPNTLSINTLHILNALKNANTQNNVNSPNKVNNRNALNNPLTLNIPNTLNILNALKNSNKLKTLNTLNNLNVLSNPNTLNILNVLKNPNALKTLNLNSQSNPITLHKHIQKPKNAVLMNPDLENFQDLEIKATNKEQIARSQNSDDRRKPDWQTDSLPKQILEEVRAHIQEKQRVFIHPFPLRKKVKLERVGKVHKMDEVKRTKRQVEGKKVTKEAQLEPELFEVFIGNTTCNSDYTVPGFFRYGNLSQPFPECCPQRIQTR from the exons ATGTTGCGCGTGTGTGTGTTACTTGTATTTGTGTGCGTGCTCGGTGTTGGGAGCCTTAGGGGAAGAG GTCTCTTCTGCCGAGATCCAGACACAGGCAAACTACATGCTGTGAACACCACGTGGCCAGCTACCTCATTCTGCGGCAACTACCACTGCAAAATACGAAGAAAGAACTTAACAGGTCACGTATATGCTCCATTACGACAAGTCAACATAACCAACCTCAAACTGATAGGAGAAAATTTCACATTAATAGACATCAAAGAtgataacaatataaataaagacgAAGTTGCTAAAAACATTGTTAATGTCGACAAAAAAACTGAACCCGATATCATAGATGGAATACTCAATCTCAAAGGAGAAACAGGAACAAAATTAGATGATATCGTTGAAGACAGTAACGAAACGGAACAAGACAGATATTTGTCAGAAAAAGAGATAAGAAGTCTAACAGAAATGCTTCACACAGTCAAAAAGAGTGATTTGGATGCTATTGTAGAAATCTATAATTTGGCACAGGATATCTATAAGGAAATTGATAAAACAAGCACGGACCATGTGTTAGAAGATATTATGCATACTGCGAAAACTGTAGAGAACAAATTCACGAGATCTGATCTTCTACAAAAGGTTATTAAACAGGGGCATGTATCATATTGGTATGAGCCTTTAGCTAGCGGCAAGGTGAGAGCAGCAGATTTGATGCGTCCCGACATGTCACGAACAGAAACTATGAGGAACGATATGATTCCTGTTATACCCGCAATTCCTATCGATATAGAACCTCCGGTGGATATGGTGCAAGTAGAACCACCCAAACTAgcaattaatacaaaattttcTCCTACACCATCTTCGGAACCCTACCCAGCAAATCAAATGCGAAGAATGACAGATACATTATTGACTGGGCCTCTTATAACGCACAAAGATTTTGGGAAACTGCCCTATTATTATCCGATGTCGAATTTCCAAAGAATGGCTTCGTACCAGCATGATCCAAAGAAAACTTATACCCCAAGTCCTAGAGGAGCATCACCGCAGCAGCCTTATAAAGCTATGACTTATAAACCAATGTATACCGCAGGGAAATACCAAAAGGAAATTCAGAAATCAATCTTGCTCCCGTACCCATTCTCTAACATTCACCATTACAACTGGAGTCATCCTCAGAATATGTACCACAGGAATCATTTATTCGAAGATAAAGAATCCCTACCGAACAACAATCCAAATCCTCTGAGCAACCCAAATACACTGAGCAATCTGAATATTGTGAGCAACCCAAATACAATAAGCAATCTAAATGTAGTGAACAACGCAAATACACAGAACAATCTAAACGCACTGAACAATCCAAATGCACTCAAGAAACAAAATACACTGAACAACCCTAATACACTGAGCATAAATACGCTACACATTCTCAATGCACTGAAAAATGCAAATACACAGAACAATGTAAACAGCccaaataaagtaaacaatcgAAATGCGCTGAACAACCCATTAACACTGAACATTCCAAATACACTAAATATTCTAAATGCTCTAAAGAATTCAAATAAACTGAAGACTCTAAATACACTGAACAATCTGAATGTACTGAGCAACCCAAATACACTGAACATTCTCAATGTACTCAAGAATCCAAATGCACTGAAGACATTAAACTTAAATTCACAGAGCAATCCAATTACATTACACAAACATATACAAAAACCGAAAAATGCCGTACTCATGAATCCAGATTTGGAGAACTTTCAAGATTTAGAAATAAAAGCTACTAATAAAGAGCAGATCGCCAGATCGCAAAATTCAGACGATAGGAGAAAACCTGATTGGCAGACAGATTCATTGCCCAAGCAAATATTAGAAGAAGTAAGAGCCCATATACAGGAGAAACAAAGAGTGTTTATTCACCCTTTCCCattaagaaaaaaagtaaaGTTAGAAAGAGTGGGCAAAGTCCATAAAATGGATGAAGTAAAAAGAACCAAAAGACAGGTGGAAGGGAAAAAAGTAACCAAAGAAGCCCAGTTAGAACCAGAACTATTCGAGGTTTTTATAGGAAATACGAC atgtAATTCTGACTACACTGTACCTGGGTTCTTTCGGTACGGGAACTTGAGTCAGCCATTTCCTGAATGCTGTCCACAAAGAATACAAACCCGgtga
- the LOC110380381 gene encoding uncharacterized protein LOC110380381 isoform X2 has translation MLRVCVLLVFVCVLGVGSLRGRGLFCRDPDTGKLHAVNTTWPATSFCGNYHCKIRRKNLTGHVYAPLRQVNITNLKLIGENFTLIDIKDDNNINKDEVAKNIVNVDKKTEPDIIDGILNLKGETGTKLDDIVEDSNETEQDRYLSEKEIRSLTEMLHTVKKSDLDAIVEIYNLAQDIYKEIDKTSTDHVLEDIMHTAKTVENKFTRSDLLQKVIKQGHVSYWYEPLASGKVRAADLMRPDMSRTETMRNDMIPVIPAIPIDIEPPVDMVQVEPPKLAINTKFSPTPSSEPYPANQMRRMTDTLLTGPLITHKDFGKLPYYYPMSNFQRMASYQHDPKKTYTPSPRGASPQQPYKAMTYKPMYTAGKYQKEIQKSILLPYPFSNIHHYNWSHPQNMYHRNHLFEDKESLPNNNPNPLSNPNTLSNLNIVSNPNTISNLNVVNNANTQNNLNALNNPNALKKQNTLNNPNTLSINTLHILNALKNANTQNNVNSPNKVNNRNALNNPLTLNIPNTLNILNALKNSNKLKTLNTLNNLNVLSNPNTLNILNVLKNPNALKTLNLNSQSNPITLHKHIQKPKNAVLMNPDLENFQDLEIKATNKEQIARSQNSDDRRKPDWQTDSLPKQILEEVRAHIQEKQRVFIHPFPLRKKVKLERVGKVHKMDEVKRTKRQVEGKKVTKEAQLEPELFEVFIGNTTYKKDDNIIIQDI, from the exons ATGTTGCGCGTGTGTGTGTTACTTGTATTTGTGTGCGTGCTCGGTGTTGGGAGCCTTAGGGGAAGAG GTCTCTTCTGCCGAGATCCAGACACAGGCAAACTACATGCTGTGAACACCACGTGGCCAGCTACCTCATTCTGCGGCAACTACCACTGCAAAATACGAAGAAAGAACTTAACAGGTCACGTATATGCTCCATTACGACAAGTCAACATAACCAACCTCAAACTGATAGGAGAAAATTTCACATTAATAGACATCAAAGAtgataacaatataaataaagacgAAGTTGCTAAAAACATTGTTAATGTCGACAAAAAAACTGAACCCGATATCATAGATGGAATACTCAATCTCAAAGGAGAAACAGGAACAAAATTAGATGATATCGTTGAAGACAGTAACGAAACGGAACAAGACAGATATTTGTCAGAAAAAGAGATAAGAAGTCTAACAGAAATGCTTCACACAGTCAAAAAGAGTGATTTGGATGCTATTGTAGAAATCTATAATTTGGCACAGGATATCTATAAGGAAATTGATAAAACAAGCACGGACCATGTGTTAGAAGATATTATGCATACTGCGAAAACTGTAGAGAACAAATTCACGAGATCTGATCTTCTACAAAAGGTTATTAAACAGGGGCATGTATCATATTGGTATGAGCCTTTAGCTAGCGGCAAGGTGAGAGCAGCAGATTTGATGCGTCCCGACATGTCACGAACAGAAACTATGAGGAACGATATGATTCCTGTTATACCCGCAATTCCTATCGATATAGAACCTCCGGTGGATATGGTGCAAGTAGAACCACCCAAACTAgcaattaatacaaaattttcTCCTACACCATCTTCGGAACCCTACCCAGCAAATCAAATGCGAAGAATGACAGATACATTATTGACTGGGCCTCTTATAACGCACAAAGATTTTGGGAAACTGCCCTATTATTATCCGATGTCGAATTTCCAAAGAATGGCTTCGTACCAGCATGATCCAAAGAAAACTTATACCCCAAGTCCTAGAGGAGCATCACCGCAGCAGCCTTATAAAGCTATGACTTATAAACCAATGTATACCGCAGGGAAATACCAAAAGGAAATTCAGAAATCAATCTTGCTCCCGTACCCATTCTCTAACATTCACCATTACAACTGGAGTCATCCTCAGAATATGTACCACAGGAATCATTTATTCGAAGATAAAGAATCCCTACCGAACAACAATCCAAATCCTCTGAGCAACCCAAATACACTGAGCAATCTGAATATTGTGAGCAACCCAAATACAATAAGCAATCTAAATGTAGTGAACAACGCAAATACACAGAACAATCTAAACGCACTGAACAATCCAAATGCACTCAAGAAACAAAATACACTGAACAACCCTAATACACTGAGCATAAATACGCTACACATTCTCAATGCACTGAAAAATGCAAATACACAGAACAATGTAAACAGCccaaataaagtaaacaatcgAAATGCGCTGAACAACCCATTAACACTGAACATTCCAAATACACTAAATATTCTAAATGCTCTAAAGAATTCAAATAAACTGAAGACTCTAAATACACTGAACAATCTGAATGTACTGAGCAACCCAAATACACTGAACATTCTCAATGTACTCAAGAATCCAAATGCACTGAAGACATTAAACTTAAATTCACAGAGCAATCCAATTACATTACACAAACATATACAAAAACCGAAAAATGCCGTACTCATGAATCCAGATTTGGAGAACTTTCAAGATTTAGAAATAAAAGCTACTAATAAAGAGCAGATCGCCAGATCGCAAAATTCAGACGATAGGAGAAAACCTGATTGGCAGACAGATTCATTGCCCAAGCAAATATTAGAAGAAGTAAGAGCCCATATACAGGAGAAACAAAGAGTGTTTATTCACCCTTTCCCattaagaaaaaaagtaaaGTTAGAAAGAGTGGGCAAAGTCCATAAAATGGATGAAGTAAAAAGAACCAAAAGACAGGTGGAAGGGAAAAAAGTAACCAAAGAAGCCCAGTTAGAACCAGAACTATTCGAGGTTTTTATAGGAAATACGAC GTATAAAAAGGATGATAATATTATCATACAGGATATCTGA